The following proteins are co-located in the Desulfoscipio sp. XC116 genome:
- a CDS encoding ABC transporter ATP-binding protein — translation MPLLCVQNLTTTFNTHHGAIDVCRNINLSIQTGATMGLIGETGCGKSVLGMSILRLLPREATVRGQVYFKQRNILTMDRATLQNLRGSKIALLPQSPSTSLNPVLKIGRQIAEGIKLHQKTNRFQAWCAGVELLKFFKIPQASHMAHVYPHQLSGGMKQRALTAVSMTGEPELLIADEPTKGLDALLRAQVVTVLKQMVRQTGAALLLITHDLKVAANLCDQIAVMYAGEIVEQGATGHILVHPRHPYTRGLMAALPENGMYPIPGYGPGLFNLPPGCKFHLRCSLAEPLCAQKSPPLLESGTTKVRCWFVDSSGQHKQNISNRSFQETAV, via the coding sequence TTGCCGCTACTTTGTGTGCAAAATTTAACCACCACCTTTAACACCCATCACGGTGCCATTGACGTATGCCGCAACATTAATTTAAGTATACAAACAGGAGCAACCATGGGTTTAATTGGTGAAACAGGATGCGGTAAATCTGTTTTAGGGATGTCTATTTTGCGGCTATTACCCCGGGAGGCTACGGTGCGGGGTCAGGTTTATTTTAAACAGCGGAATATTTTAACCATGGATAGGGCCACATTGCAAAATTTGCGGGGCAGTAAAATAGCCCTGTTACCCCAAAGCCCATCTACATCCCTAAACCCGGTTTTAAAAATCGGCCGCCAAATAGCGGAAGGGATAAAACTACACCAAAAGACAAACCGGTTCCAAGCCTGGTGCGCAGGAGTGGAGTTGCTGAAGTTTTTTAAAATACCCCAAGCCTCGCACATGGCTCATGTTTACCCCCACCAGCTCAGCGGCGGCATGAAGCAGCGTGCCTTGACCGCGGTGAGCATGACGGGTGAACCGGAATTGCTAATTGCCGATGAACCCACCAAAGGATTAGATGCCCTGCTGCGGGCCCAGGTGGTAACAGTGCTTAAACAAATGGTGCGGCAAACAGGCGCCGCTCTACTGCTCATTACCCATGATTTAAAGGTAGCCGCTAACTTGTGTGATCAAATTGCCGTCATGTACGCCGGCGAAATAGTGGAGCAAGGCGCCACCGGGCACATCCTGGTTCACCCGCGGCACCCCTATACCCGGGGATTGATGGCGGCACTGCCGGAAAACGGCATGTATCCGATCCCCGGTTATGGTCCCGGTTTGTTTAATCTGCCTCCGGGATGTAAATTTCATTTGCGCTGTAGCCTGGCAGAACCCCTATGTGCTCAAAAAAGCCCTCCTTTGCTGGAATCCGGTACAACCAAGGTGAGGTGTTGGTTCGTTGATTCAAGTGGTCAACATAAGCAAAATATTTCAAACCGGTCTTTTCAAGAAACGGCAGTTTAA
- a CDS encoding ABC transporter ATP-binding protein: protein MVNISKIFQTGLFKKRQFKALDNINFGIDPGQTLGLVGQSGCGKTTLGRIIVKLIAPTTGEVYFQGQNLASLSPARLHQTRGKMQIMFQHPETALNPYFNIYRSLSEPMHIQGMVKNPVQEKEMVLRLLEQVGLHEEHLSRYPHELSGGQIQRVVLARILSLQPKFIVADEPTSMLDVSVQAQVLQIFRGIQQKFGIAYLFISHDLEVVRQMSHDLAVMYQGRIVEKGPTEKVYQRPLHPYTMLLVSAFASLNNGQLVPPHSKAAFREGNGCSYAPFCPLAGAKCSRTPKLKEVSNQHSVACWQV, encoded by the coding sequence GTGGTCAACATAAGCAAAATATTTCAAACCGGTCTTTTCAAGAAACGGCAGTTTAAAGCCCTGGATAATATCAACTTTGGTATTGATCCGGGACAAACCTTGGGTCTGGTGGGGCAAAGCGGTTGCGGCAAAACTACCTTGGGCCGGATTATAGTAAAGCTGATCGCCCCAACCACGGGTGAGGTTTACTTTCAAGGGCAAAATTTGGCCTCCCTGTCACCGGCCCGGCTACATCAAACCAGGGGCAAAATGCAAATAATGTTTCAACACCCGGAAACTGCTTTAAACCCGTATTTTAATATTTACCGTAGTCTTAGCGAACCCATGCACATTCAAGGGATGGTAAAGAATCCGGTGCAAGAAAAGGAAATGGTGCTCAGGCTATTGGAACAAGTGGGGCTTCATGAAGAGCACTTAAGCCGCTACCCCCATGAATTAAGCGGCGGTCAAATCCAAAGGGTGGTGTTGGCACGCATTTTATCTTTACAACCGAAATTTATTGTCGCCGACGAACCCACATCCATGCTGGATGTTTCGGTACAAGCCCAAGTGCTACAGATTTTTAGGGGCATTCAGCAAAAATTCGGAATTGCTTATTTGTTTATTTCCCATGATTTAGAAGTGGTGCGCCAAATGAGCCACGATTTAGCGGTGATGTACCAGGGACGGATAGTGGAAAAAGGACCGACGGAAAAGGTTTATCAAAGGCCCCTTCATCCTTACACCATGTTACTGGTTAGTGCCTTTGCATCTTTAAATAACGGGCAATTGGTCCCGCCCCATTCCAAGGCAGCCTTCAGAGAAGGAAATGGTTGCAGCTATGCCCCTTTTTGCCCTTTGGCCGGCGCTAAATGCAGCCGGACTCCCAAGTTAAAGGAGGTATCAAACCAACACTCTGTGGCTTGTTGGCAAGTATAA